In a single window of the Acidobacteriota bacterium genome:
- a CDS encoding response regulator translates to MVNADAVEILLVEDNPQHVELTLRALKKHNLANNVLVARDGAEALEFIFAEGAYSQRRIENGPKVILLDLKLPKVDGLEVLRRIKSDDRTKAIPVVVVTTSEQEQDVVESYKLGVNSYIVKPVSFDKFIQAVSELGFYWMLLNEPPR, encoded by the coding sequence ATGGTGAATGCCGACGCAGTCGAGATTCTGCTGGTCGAAGACAATCCGCAGCATGTGGAACTCACGCTTCGCGCGCTCAAAAAACACAATTTGGCCAACAATGTGCTGGTAGCCAGGGATGGTGCGGAAGCCCTGGAGTTTATTTTTGCGGAGGGCGCTTACAGTCAGCGCCGGATTGAGAATGGCCCGAAGGTGATCCTGCTCGATTTGAAGCTGCCCAAGGTGGACGGCCTGGAAGTTCTGCGCCGGATTAAATCCGACGACCGGACGAAGGCGATTCCCGTGGTCGTGGTAACCACCTCTGAGCAAGAGCAGGACGTGGTGGAAAGTTACAAACTTGGTGTCAACAGTTACATTGTTAAGCCCGTCAGCTTTGATAAATTTATCCAAGCAGTTTCCGAATTGGGATTTTACTGGATGCTATTGAATGAACCGCCGCGCTAA
- a CDS encoding sigma 54-interacting transcriptional regulator, giving the protein MNKELRILILEDVSAHAELMARELRKAEMVFSARRVATKAAYLAALHDSPPDLILADYSLPSFDGIAALSIAREHCPAVPFVFVSGAIGEELAIETLKQGATDYVLKQRLSALVPAVRRALRESEERAARRQAEEALRIACDELEVWLKERTALLEINNAIITNLDRPSLFRSITQSLGRILPFDRAVLLLYQPQQDNFRVAALEGSLTPKQLGAVGTEIDREGSHSGWALDHKQCLLRQDLADELQFPIEEKILAEGIRSYIVAPLIGKEKLLGTLNLGSETPRRYSEADAMFLLGVAGQVTLAVENLLAYEEIAALKIRLEQENFYLQEEIRTEHNFKEIVGQSASIRKVLQAIETVAPTDATVLVCGETGTGKELVARAVHNLSPQKDKPLVKVNCAALVTGLIESELFGHEKGAFTGALARKIGRFELANGGTIFLDEIGDLPLELQAKLLRVLQEGEFERVGGSQTIKVSVRVIAATNRNLTHAVNSGSFRSDLFYRLNVFPLTLPSLRERREDIPLLVSHFLSRFTKKLGKPLERLSRESMDRLMRYDWPGNVRELVSVIERAAILARSPVVHIENSLDLRIRAGVDNPGLIKLEDLERAHIIRALDETNWMIDGARGAALILGLHPNTLRSRMQKLGIKKLSSAASAP; this is encoded by the coding sequence ATGAACAAAGAGCTTCGCATCTTGATCCTGGAAGATGTGTCCGCCCACGCGGAATTGATGGCGCGTGAGTTGCGGAAAGCGGAGATGGTTTTTTCCGCCAGGCGGGTGGCGACCAAAGCGGCCTACCTCGCAGCGTTACACGACTCTCCGCCTGACCTGATCCTGGCCGACTATTCCTTGCCGTCCTTCGATGGCATTGCTGCATTGTCCATTGCGCGGGAACACTGCCCGGCAGTTCCCTTCGTTTTCGTCTCCGGAGCCATTGGTGAAGAATTGGCAATCGAAACGCTCAAACAAGGGGCCACCGACTATGTTCTCAAACAGCGACTCTCTGCGCTTGTGCCTGCGGTGCGCCGCGCCTTGCGCGAATCAGAAGAGCGCGCCGCGCGCCGGCAGGCGGAAGAGGCCTTGCGCATCGCGTGTGACGAGTTGGAAGTCTGGCTGAAAGAGCGGACTGCGCTGCTGGAAATCAACAATGCCATCATTACGAATCTCGACCGGCCATCCCTTTTCCGTAGCATCACTCAATCGCTCGGCCGGATTCTGCCATTCGACCGTGCGGTGCTGCTGCTTTACCAGCCGCAGCAGGACAACTTTCGCGTGGCGGCCCTGGAAGGCTCATTGACTCCTAAACAACTAGGCGCGGTCGGGACGGAAATTGACCGCGAAGGCAGTCATTCCGGCTGGGCTCTGGACCACAAACAGTGTCTGCTGCGCCAGGACCTCGCAGATGAACTTCAGTTCCCAATCGAAGAAAAAATTCTGGCCGAGGGGATTCGCTCTTACATCGTTGCTCCGTTGATTGGCAAGGAAAAACTTCTCGGGACATTGAACCTGGGAAGCGAAACCCCGCGCCGCTATTCCGAAGCCGACGCGATGTTTCTGCTGGGAGTTGCGGGCCAGGTGACGCTGGCCGTCGAAAACCTGCTCGCCTACGAGGAAATCGCCGCGCTCAAAATCCGGCTCGAACAGGAAAACTTCTACCTGCAGGAAGAGATCCGAACCGAACACAATTTTAAGGAGATCGTAGGCCAAAGCGCCTCCATCCGAAAAGTGTTGCAAGCCATCGAGACCGTCGCCCCGACCGATGCAACGGTACTCGTCTGCGGCGAGACCGGTACGGGCAAGGAACTGGTTGCACGCGCCGTGCATAATCTCAGCCCGCAGAAAGACAAGCCGCTGGTAAAGGTGAATTGTGCCGCATTGGTGACCGGGCTGATTGAAAGTGAATTGTTCGGCCACGAAAAGGGTGCGTTTACGGGAGCACTTGCCCGCAAGATCGGCCGCTTCGAACTGGCCAATGGCGGGACCATTTTTTTGGACGAGATCGGCGATCTGCCGCTGGAGCTTCAAGCCAAACTGCTGCGAGTTCTGCAGGAAGGAGAATTTGAGCGTGTTGGCGGATCGCAGACCATCAAAGTGTCCGTTCGCGTCATCGCCGCGACGAACCGTAACCTCACCCACGCGGTGAACTCGGGCAGCTTCCGATCCGATCTGTTTTATCGCTTGAACGTCTTTCCGCTGACCTTGCCCTCCCTGCGCGAACGCCGCGAAGACATTCCGCTGCTGGTCAGTCATTTCCTGAGTCGGTTCACCAAAAAGCTCGGCAAACCGTTGGAGCGATTGTCCAGGGAATCCATGGATCGTCTGATGCGGTACGATTGGCCGGGTAACGTGCGGGAACTCGTGAGCGTGATCGAGCGCGCGGCAATCTTGGCGCGCAGTCCGGTCGTTCATATTGAAAATTCTCTTGATCTGCGGATTCGGGCAGGCGTGGACAATCCCGGCTTGATAAAGCTGGAAGATTTGGAGCGTGCGCATATCATCCGCGCACTGGATGAGACCAACTGGATGATTGATGGCGCTCGCGGCGCAGCGCTCATCCTGGGTCTTCATCCCAATACCTTACGTTCCCGCATGCAGAAGCTGGGCATCAAAAAGCTGAGTAGCGCGGCAAGTGCTCCTTGA
- a CDS encoding anti-sigma factor: MTCQEIRELIHAYLDGEIDLVRSLEIERHLPDCQVCASVVQNLQTLRSAITRDSLYHRAPPDLRQRVQAVVRQSNRAESKPRFASLWFASGRWLGVGISAAAVAVLLLALIPAWLRSSADEPIAKEAISAHVRSLMADHLTDVASSDRHTVKPWFNGRLDFSPPVTDLTERGFPLIGGRLDYLDNRPVAALVYRRQQHFINLFIWPSAQPSSKAAVNPVTQQGFHLFRWTAIEMHFLAVSDLNERELKEFVGLIHDQLTPTATP, from the coding sequence ATGACTTGTCAGGAGATACGAGAGCTGATTCACGCCTATCTTGACGGTGAAATAGATTTGGTGAGAAGTCTGGAGATTGAACGGCATCTGCCCGATTGTCAGGTGTGCGCATCGGTGGTTCAGAACCTACAAACGTTGCGATCCGCCATCACGAGAGATTCTCTTTACCATCGCGCTCCACCGGATTTGCGCCAGCGCGTGCAAGCGGTGGTGCGCCAGTCCAACCGAGCCGAATCCAAACCCCGGTTCGCTTCATTATGGTTCGCTTCAGGGCGCTGGCTGGGCGTTGGCATTTCGGCGGCTGCGGTCGCGGTGCTGTTGCTGGCGCTGATTCCGGCGTGGCTGCGTTCTTCCGCAGATGAGCCGATAGCGAAAGAAGCGATTTCGGCGCATGTGCGCTCCCTGATGGCCGATCATCTGACTGATGTTGCGTCTTCGGATCGGCACACCGTCAAACCGTGGTTCAATGGCCGGTTGGATTTTTCGCCGCCGGTCACGGACCTGACGGAGCGAGGATTTCCTTTGATCGGTGGGCGGCTTGATTATCTCGACAACCGACCGGTCGCGGCTCTGGTGTATCGTCGCCAGCAACATTTCATCAACCTGTTCATTTGGCCGTCGGCGCAACCCTCGTCGAAAGCCGCGGTGAATCCGGTGACGCAGCAGGGCTTTCATTTGTTTCGCTGGACAGCAATAGAGATGCATTTTCTGGCGGTCTCCGATCTGAATGAAAGAGAGTTGAAGGAGTTCGTCGGCCTGATCCACGATCAACTTACGCCGACAGCGACGCCATAA
- a CDS encoding sigma-70 family RNA polymerase sigma factor: MYNTNQLGRFEQVVLPHLDAAYNLARWLTHNDHDAQDVVQESYLRALKFFSGLRSEDGRAWLLTIVRHTCYDWLRQNRRFEPLTGFDDELQGVESDEPGPEAMLLRTAEDELLRHALEELPVEFREVVILRELEGLSYKEIADIANLPLGTVMSRLARARQRLQQALTAHTQREAQV; the protein is encoded by the coding sequence TTGTACAACACAAACCAACTGGGACGATTTGAGCAGGTCGTACTGCCGCACCTGGATGCCGCCTACAATCTGGCGCGCTGGCTCACGCACAATGATCACGACGCGCAGGACGTCGTACAGGAATCGTACCTGCGCGCCCTGAAATTCTTCAGCGGGTTGCGCAGCGAAGACGGGCGCGCGTGGCTGCTCACGATTGTACGTCACACCTGTTATGACTGGCTGCGGCAAAATCGCCGGTTCGAGCCACTGACCGGCTTCGATGATGAGTTGCAAGGAGTCGAGAGCGATGAGCCTGGCCCGGAAGCGATGTTGTTACGCACGGCAGAAGACGAGCTGCTCCGGCATGCCCTGGAAGAATTACCCGTGGAGTTTCGGGAAGTGGTGATCCTGCGAGAGCTGGAAGGGTTGTCTTACAAGGAGATTGCCGACATCGCCAATCTGCCGCTCGGCACGGTGATGTCGCGTTTGGCCCGCGCCCGTCAGCGACTGCAACAGGCTCTGACCGCACACACACAGAGGGAGGCACAAGTATGA